One genomic window of Cellulophaga sp. Hel_I_12 includes the following:
- a CDS encoding M48 family metallopeptidase, with translation MKKIILILVIFLGVSACKVNPFTGKKMLNMYPNSQIFPTAFAQYDQFLTENKAVTGTSEARMITTVGQRIATAAERWLTANGYPGYLKDYKWEYNLVQDEAVNAWCMPGGKIVFYTGILPICQGETGVAVVMGHEVAHALADHGAQRMSAGTFQQLGAVAGNVLIKDQQTLNTFNQAYGIGSQVGVMLPFSRGHETEADRIGLQIMAIAGYNPDEAAELWKRMKANSGGNAPPEFMSTHPSNDTRIANLTAWAPLAKEEAAKFGVTSFK, from the coding sequence ATGAAAAAAATTATTTTAATTCTCGTTATTTTTTTGGGAGTATCAGCATGTAAGGTGAATCCGTTTACGGGTAAAAAAATGTTGAATATGTACCCTAATAGTCAAATTTTTCCAACTGCCTTTGCACAATATGACCAGTTTTTAACAGAAAACAAAGCTGTTACTGGCACATCAGAGGCACGTATGATTACAACCGTTGGGCAACGCATTGCTACCGCTGCGGAACGTTGGTTAACAGCCAATGGGTATCCAGGGTATTTAAAGGATTATAAATGGGAATATAATTTGGTGCAAGATGAGGCTGTAAATGCCTGGTGTATGCCTGGTGGTAAAATTGTTTTTTATACAGGTATATTGCCTATTTGTCAAGGAGAAACTGGCGTGGCTGTTGTTATGGGTCATGAAGTGGCTCATGCCCTTGCTGATCATGGTGCGCAACGAATGAGTGCAGGTACTTTTCAACAATTAGGGGCCGTGGCAGGTAATGTATTAATCAAAGACCAACAAACCTTAAACACCTTTAATCAAGCCTATGGCATAGGGTCGCAAGTAGGAGTTATGTTACCTTTTAGTCGAGGGCATGAAACTGAAGCTGATCGTATTGGTTTGCAGATTATGGCTATCGCAGGGTATAATCCTGATGAAGCCGCCGAGCTTTGGAAACGAATGAAAGCCAATAGCGGAGGAAATGCACCACCTGAATTTATGAGTACCCACCCTTCAAACGACACCAGAATTGCAAACTTAACGGCTTGGGCTCCATTAGCAAAAGAAGAAGCTGCTAAATTCGGAGTTACCTCTTTTAAATAA
- a CDS encoding glycoside hydrolase family 31 protein — protein sequence MITNTELEYKGNLYPNEIVNFKQETDKLSFTSANGVLLQITVLRNSMVRFRYATDYVFEPDFSYAISKNGLRGYDELNVTETKTEYLIETIRMKVLVDKKTMRIQISDPEGNIINEDELGFHWEENHEYGGNIVKMSKITKTGESFYGMGDKATHSNLKGKRVSNWVTDQYAYGKDQDPLYKAIPFYVGLTENKAYGIFFDNTFKTHFDFAHEKRNVTSFWADGGEMNYYFIYGPEMEKVVRLYTNLTGTPELPPLWALGFQQSKWSYFPEARVKELAKKFRDLKIPCDGLYLDIDYMDGFRCFTWDKKLFPNPKRMISELAEDGFKTVVMIDPGIKIDRDYWVYQEAMENDYFCKRGDGPLMHGKVWPGECNFPDFTNPEVRKWWAELYKEFMVDLGVHAVWNDMNEPAVMEVPSKTAPLDTRHDYDGNPCTHRKAHNVYGMQMVRATYSGVKKHVYPKRPFVITRAAYAGTQRYACTWTGDNVATWEHLWIANVQMQRMAISGYSFVGSDIGGFAEQPDGELFARWVQLGIFHPFCRVHSSGDHGDQEPWSFGEEITTIVREFIELRYQLLPYLYTMFYKYSKEGLPMLRSLVVYDQEDPQTHFRTDEFIFGEQILVCPIQEPNAKGRRMYIPKGKWYNYWTKELVVGGLEKWVVADIDSIPLFVKEGAIIPKYPVQQYVGELQIEELFLNVYYKLGIENSTVYEDAQDGFDYKKGRYSLRNFKLTGKPKELIIQQFKDGTFITPYDKFEIKIHGLPFVITSIMVDNELVTLDEVKLEEYNTIKISKDFTTLQLLGK from the coding sequence ATGATAACCAATACTGAGCTTGAATACAAGGGAAATCTTTATCCTAATGAAATTGTAAACTTTAAGCAAGAAACCGATAAATTATCTTTCACTTCTGCTAACGGAGTTTTATTGCAAATAACAGTGTTAAGAAATAGTATGGTAAGGTTCAGATATGCCACCGATTATGTTTTTGAACCTGATTTCTCCTATGCCATAAGTAAAAATGGCCTAAGAGGCTATGATGAACTTAACGTCACTGAAACCAAAACCGAATATTTGATAGAAACAATTCGGATGAAAGTTTTAGTGGATAAAAAAACCATGCGAATTCAAATCTCTGATCCAGAAGGAAATATCATCAATGAAGATGAATTGGGTTTTCACTGGGAAGAAAATCATGAATACGGAGGTAATATTGTTAAAATGAGTAAAATTACCAAAACAGGCGAAAGCTTTTATGGTATGGGCGATAAAGCCACACACTCAAATCTTAAAGGCAAAAGAGTAAGTAATTGGGTTACCGATCAATATGCTTATGGTAAAGATCAAGATCCGTTGTATAAAGCCATCCCCTTTTATGTGGGTTTAACAGAGAACAAAGCCTACGGTATTTTCTTTGATAATACGTTTAAGACCCATTTTGATTTTGCACATGAAAAAAGAAATGTCACCAGTTTTTGGGCCGATGGTGGTGAAATGAATTACTACTTTATTTACGGACCAGAAATGGAGAAAGTAGTAAGGTTATATACTAATTTAACGGGTACACCCGAGCTACCTCCACTTTGGGCTTTAGGCTTTCAACAGTCGAAATGGAGTTATTTTCCAGAAGCTCGTGTAAAAGAATTAGCTAAAAAATTCAGAGACTTAAAAATACCCTGTGATGGTCTGTATCTAGATATAGATTATATGGATGGGTTTCGTTGTTTTACTTGGGATAAAAAACTTTTCCCAAATCCTAAAAGAATGATATCTGAATTGGCCGAAGATGGTTTTAAAACGGTCGTCATGATAGATCCCGGAATTAAAATTGATCGTGATTATTGGGTGTATCAAGAAGCCATGGAAAATGATTATTTCTGTAAACGTGGAGATGGCCCCTTAATGCATGGTAAGGTTTGGCCTGGCGAATGTAATTTTCCTGACTTTACAAATCCAGAGGTTCGGAAATGGTGGGCTGAATTGTATAAAGAATTTATGGTTGATTTAGGGGTCCATGCGGTATGGAACGATATGAATGAACCAGCCGTGATGGAGGTACCTAGTAAAACAGCGCCTCTGGATACTCGTCATGATTATGACGGTAATCCTTGTACACATCGTAAAGCACATAATGTGTACGGCATGCAGATGGTTAGGGCAACGTATAGCGGCGTTAAAAAACATGTATATCCAAAAAGACCTTTCGTTATTACGCGTGCAGCTTATGCGGGTACGCAACGCTATGCGTGCACATGGACTGGGGATAACGTGGCTACCTGGGAACATTTGTGGATTGCCAACGTACAAATGCAACGAATGGCTATTAGTGGCTATTCCTTTGTAGGTTCAGATATTGGGGGTTTTGCAGAACAACCAGACGGTGAGTTATTTGCACGTTGGGTACAATTAGGAATTTTTCATCCCTTTTGTAGGGTTCATTCTAGTGGCGATCACGGGGATCAAGAACCTTGGTCTTTTGGAGAAGAAATAACCACCATTGTTCGAGAATTTATTGAATTACGGTATCAATTGTTACCGTATTTATATACCATGTTTTATAAGTATTCGAAAGAGGGTTTACCCATGCTACGTTCCCTAGTCGTTTATGATCAAGAAGATCCGCAAACACATTTTAGAACAGATGAATTTATTTTTGGGGAACAAATATTAGTGTGCCCCATACAAGAGCCTAATGCAAAAGGGCGGCGAATGTACATCCCAAAAGGGAAATGGTATAACTATTGGACCAAAGAACTTGTGGTTGGAGGCTTAGAAAAGTGGGTAGTAGCCGATATTGATTCTATTCCCTTATTTGTAAAAGAAGGTGCTATAATTCCTAAGTATCCTGTGCAACAATATGTTGGAGAATTACAAATCGAGGAGTTGTTTTTAAACGTGTATTATAAATTGGGTATTGAAAATTCAACAGTTTATGAAGACGCACAGGATGGTTTTGATTATAAAAAAGGAAGGTATAGTCTTCGTAATTTTAAATTAACCGGTAAGCCCAAAGAACTAATTATTCAACAATTTAAAGACGGCACATTCATAACGCCTTATGATAAATTTGAAATAAAAATTCATGGATTGCCCTTTGTGATTACTTCGATTATGGTCGACAATGAGTTGGTTACTCTAGACGAGGTAAAACTTGAGGAATATAACACGATAAAGATTAGCAAAGATTTTACCACCCTTCAATTATTAGGAAAGTAA
- a CDS encoding NAD(P)/FAD-dependent oxidoreductase, producing MNIPKSNYPRIIIIGGGFAGISLAKELSKKEVQVLLIDKNNYHTFQPLLYQVSTGGLEPDSIAYPIRKILKEYPNFYFRLANVEQILPETNTLISSIGTIDYDYLVLATGSETNFFGNSEIEKYGMVMKSIPESLNLRSLILENFEQALLTDDLHQRDALMNFVIVGGGPTGVELAGALAEIKKGILPKDYPDLDTRRVQINLIQSGDRILKEMSEKASQKAEDFLEALGVQIWKNTRVKSYDGKIVSTATELRFEAATFIWAAGVQGTVIKGLDAEEIRTKSKRIRVNEFNQVLGHKNIFAIGDIAAMALEAYPSGHPMMAQPAMQQGRNLGQNLVRLLAQKPLKPFHYKDKGSMATVGRNKAVVDLKHYKFQGIFAWYVWTFVHLFFLIGFRNRMIVFINWVYNYIRFDREARLIIRPYKRDYSRFR from the coding sequence TTGAATATTCCCAAAAGTAATTATCCTAGAATTATTATTATAGGCGGCGGTTTTGCTGGTATTTCTCTGGCCAAAGAACTGAGTAAAAAAGAGGTGCAAGTACTTTTAATAGATAAAAATAACTACCATACCTTTCAACCTTTACTATATCAAGTTTCTACGGGTGGTCTAGAACCAGATTCTATTGCCTACCCCATTCGGAAAATATTAAAAGAATATCCAAATTTTTATTTTCGTTTGGCTAATGTAGAACAAATACTACCCGAAACTAATACTTTAATTAGTTCTATCGGCACTATTGATTACGATTATTTGGTATTGGCCACCGGGTCCGAAACTAATTTTTTTGGCAATAGCGAAATTGAAAAATACGGGATGGTCATGAAGTCTATTCCAGAATCTTTAAATCTTCGAAGTCTCATTTTAGAGAATTTTGAACAAGCCTTACTCACGGATGATTTACATCAACGCGATGCGCTAATGAATTTTGTAATCGTAGGCGGTGGCCCGACAGGAGTAGAATTAGCAGGGGCATTAGCTGAAATAAAAAAAGGCATTCTCCCAAAAGATTATCCAGATTTAGATACCCGAAGAGTACAAATAAATTTAATACAATCGGGAGATCGTATTTTGAAAGAAATGAGCGAAAAGGCCTCGCAAAAAGCAGAAGATTTTTTAGAAGCTTTAGGGGTTCAAATATGGAAAAACACCCGTGTAAAATCGTATGACGGGAAGATCGTCAGTACTGCAACTGAACTTCGTTTTGAGGCGGCTACCTTTATTTGGGCTGCTGGCGTTCAGGGGACGGTAATAAAAGGCTTAGATGCTGAAGAGATACGTACAAAAAGTAAACGAATCCGCGTCAACGAGTTTAACCAAGTCTTAGGCCATAAAAACATATTTGCCATTGGTGATATTGCAGCAATGGCTTTAGAAGCGTATCCCTCGGGACACCCTATGATGGCGCAACCTGCCATGCAACAGGGTCGAAATTTAGGTCAAAATTTAGTGCGTTTATTAGCGCAAAAACCATTAAAACCTTTTCACTATAAAGATAAAGGAAGTATGGCCACCGTAGGTAGAAATAAAGCGGTGGTTGATTTAAAGCACTATAAATTTCAAGGTATTTTTGCTTGGTACGTTTGGACGTTTGTGCACCTTTTCTTTTTAATCGGATTCAGAAACAGGATGATAGTTTTTATTAATTGGGTATATAACTATATTCGTTTTGACAGAGAGGCCCGTTTAATTATTAGGCCTTACAAAAGAGATTATTCCCGTTTTAGATAG
- a CDS encoding peptidylprolyl isomerase — MTRTQLIIILFFVFNVFTACKDKPSKVKAAKPEPESLKDSIKIDSVVPKAKSEEFVLTEENVIPFFFEYEKELIEDKVKITTNLGSFTLQLYDNVPYHRANFIYLTKKGYFDNTMFHRVVKDFIIQGGNADNLETGQKRQAIGRYLLPPDTRKGYRHDRGTLSMPSSELDNPHKLASPFEFFIVVTKPGSYHLDKNYTPFGKVIQGMDVVDLISEQPVEQGDWPVQNIYILKAEAFK, encoded by the coding sequence ATGACTCGTACGCAATTAATAATTATACTTTTTTTTGTTTTCAATGTGTTTACTGCTTGTAAAGATAAACCAAGCAAGGTAAAAGCAGCGAAGCCAGAACCAGAAAGTTTAAAAGACAGCATCAAAATAGATTCGGTAGTTCCTAAAGCCAAAAGTGAAGAATTTGTCCTCACCGAAGAAAATGTAATTCCCTTCTTCTTTGAATATGAAAAAGAGTTGATTGAAGATAAGGTAAAAATAACCACTAATTTAGGAAGTTTTACCCTTCAATTATATGACAATGTACCTTATCACAGAGCCAACTTTATATACTTAACAAAAAAAGGGTATTTTGACAATACCATGTTTCATAGAGTGGTAAAAGATTTTATTATTCAGGGCGGCAATGCAGATAATTTAGAAACCGGACAAAAACGCCAAGCTATTGGCAGGTATTTATTACCTCCTGATACCAGAAAAGGATACAGGCATGATAGAGGTACTTTATCTATGCCTAGTAGTGAATTGGATAATCCGCATAAATTGGCGTCACCTTTCGAATTCTTTATCGTGGTGACAAAGCCGGGATCGTATCATTTAGATAAAAATTATACCCCATTTGGCAAGGTAATTCAGGGGATGGATGTTGTAGACCTGATTAGCGAACAACCCGTAGAGCAAGGCGACTGGCCTGTTCAAAATATTTATATTCTCAAGGCAGAGGCTTTTAAATAA
- a CDS encoding RNA polymerase sigma factor, translated as MSKELEHAFVTELESNQNIVHKVCTLYTNDQDAHNDLFQEITIQLWKAYPKFRGDSKFSTWMYRVALNTAITLYRKSKKRVKTLNDDTIFFKIKADEYDPTEEQQLALMYKAVKQLNDIDKALVFLFLEDKNYSEISETLGISEVNARVKMNRIKNKLRTILNP; from the coding sequence TTGAGTAAAGAATTAGAACATGCCTTTGTGACTGAACTGGAGAGCAATCAGAATATTGTTCACAAAGTTTGTACACTCTATACGAATGATCAGGATGCGCATAATGACTTATTTCAAGAGATTACTATTCAACTGTGGAAAGCATATCCAAAGTTTAGAGGAGACTCAAAATTTAGTACTTGGATGTATCGTGTAGCCTTAAATACGGCAATTACTTTATACCGAAAATCTAAAAAGAGAGTCAAAACTTTAAATGATGACACCATCTTTTTTAAAATAAAAGCAGATGAGTATGACCCTACTGAGGAGCAACAATTAGCTCTTATGTATAAAGCTGTAAAGCAATTGAACGATATTGATAAAGCACTTGTTTTTTTGTTTTTGGAAGATAAAAATTATAGTGAAATTTCTGAAACCTTAGGTATTTCGGAAGTAAATGCAAGAGTTAAAATGAACCGAATAAAGAATAAATTAAGAACCATATTAAATCCATAG
- the msrB gene encoding peptide-methionine (R)-S-oxide reductase MsrB, whose amino-acid sequence MIKKLFFGIAIIVSGCKGVSQEKQVAMNDANKQQESFKIVKTEKEWREQLSDIEFYVLREEGTERAFSSDLLKNEVVGTYTCAACGTALFKSEYKFDSGTGWPSFDREIEGNVGFDVDYKIGYERTEEYCANCGGHLGHVFNDGPRATTGKRHCINGAALNFVPAKK is encoded by the coding sequence ATGATTAAAAAGTTATTTTTTGGAATTGCAATTATTGTAAGTGGTTGCAAAGGCGTTTCGCAAGAAAAGCAAGTAGCCATGAATGACGCTAACAAACAACAAGAAAGTTTTAAAATTGTTAAAACTGAAAAAGAATGGCGTGAACAACTAAGCGATATCGAATTTTATGTACTCCGGGAAGAAGGCACGGAAAGAGCTTTTTCGAGCGACTTACTAAAAAACGAAGTGGTTGGCACCTATACATGCGCAGCTTGCGGTACCGCTCTTTTTAAAAGCGAATATAAATTCGACTCGGGCACCGGATGGCCTAGTTTTGATCGAGAAATTGAGGGAAATGTTGGCTTTGACGTGGATTATAAAATTGGCTACGAGCGTACAGAAGAATATTGTGCCAATTGCGGTGGGCATTTAGGTCATGTTTTCAATGACGGCCCAAGAGCAACTACAGGAAAGAGACACTGTATCAACGGTGCAGCTTTAAATTTTGTACCTGCTAAGAAATAA
- a CDS encoding 1-acyl-sn-glycerol-3-phosphate acyltransferase → MPLFKKNPFGHYLFLKKWLIRVLALISHKRYKGFNTLEIEGADIIRSLPERNVLFVSNHQTYFADVVAMFHVFNASLSGRDNNIKNLGYIWQPKLNMYYVAAAETMKKSLLARILAYAGSISVERTWRAEGKDVNRQVKMSDISNIGKALDDGWVITFPQGTTTPWKPLRKGTSHIIKKYKPVVVPVVIDGFRRSFDKKGLRIKKKGILQSIVIKEPLAIDYENESFESIIEKLEYAIEQHPSFLKVISAKDLAILEEENKERKWRT, encoded by the coding sequence ATGCCTTTATTTAAAAAGAACCCTTTCGGTCATTACCTGTTTCTAAAAAAATGGTTAATTCGAGTTTTAGCGCTCATTTCACACAAACGCTACAAAGGATTTAATACTTTAGAAATTGAAGGAGCAGATATTATCAGAAGCCTACCTGAAAGAAATGTACTTTTTGTCAGCAACCATCAAACCTATTTTGCTGATGTCGTAGCTATGTTCCATGTGTTTAATGCAAGTTTAAGCGGCAGAGATAATAACATTAAGAACCTAGGGTACATCTGGCAGCCTAAATTAAACATGTACTATGTCGCCGCTGCCGAAACCATGAAAAAAAGTTTACTGGCGAGAATATTAGCCTATGCCGGATCGATAAGTGTTGAACGTACGTGGAGAGCTGAAGGAAAAGATGTCAACCGACAAGTAAAAATGAGTGATATTTCTAATATTGGAAAAGCCTTAGATGATGGTTGGGTAATTACATTTCCACAGGGAACCACTACCCCCTGGAAACCGTTACGAAAAGGTACTTCACACATTATTAAAAAATATAAGCCGGTTGTAGTTCCTGTAGTCATTGACGGATTTAGACGCTCATTTGATAAAAAGGGCCTTCGCATTAAAAAGAAAGGAATTTTACAATCCATTGTCATTAAAGAACCCTTAGCCATTGATTACGAAAACGAATCTTTTGAGTCTATTATCGAAAAATTGGAGTATGCTATAGAGCAGCACCCTTCATTTTTAAAAGTGATTTCTGCGAAAGATTTAGCGATACTAGAGGAAGAAAACAAGGAACGTAAATGGCGTACTTAG
- the glgB gene encoding 1,4-alpha-glucan branching protein GlgB, giving the protein MAKVEPHSLFSVFDIELFKAGKHYKLYEKLGSHPITLNGVYGTYFAVWAPSANAVSVIGDFNHWKVGMHELHVRWDESGIWEGFIPEVSKGALYKYNIGSANFGIRTEKADPFARYCEHPPKTGSVVWDGDYAWQDKDWMGYRKDKNGLDKPYSVYEVHLGSWKRKKNNEFLSYLDFAEELVAYVKEMNFTHVEFMPIMEYPYDPSWGYQLTGYFAPTSRFGTPEEFKVLVDKFHQNDIGVILDWVPSHFPEDAHGLGFFDGSHLYEHPDRKKGYHPDWKSLIFNYGRNEVRSFLISNAVFWLDQFHVDALRVDAVASMIYLDYSREDGEWDANIYGGNENLDAISLLKEMNHYVYDTFDGVQTIAEESTAFTGVSKSVDAGGLGFGMKWMMGWMHDTLTYFKKEPIYRKHHQNDITFSMTYAFTENFMLPFSHDEVVYGKQSLLYRMPGDEWQQFANLRLLFGYMFTHPGTKLIFMGGEFGQSSEWNFQESLDWHLTQYDFHSGTQKLVKDLNLFYKNNPALYEKQFSPEGFKWIDYGDAENSVLAYVRKGHDTKNDLIVICNFTPLTRSSYRIGVAKKTKIKELFNTDQKEYGGSGAINQALKISKIPSHGYENSIEITLPPLGVVILQ; this is encoded by the coding sequence ATGGCAAAAGTAGAACCACATAGTTTATTTTCAGTATTTGATATTGAATTGTTTAAAGCTGGAAAGCATTATAAACTATATGAAAAATTAGGATCTCACCCCATTACATTAAACGGAGTTTATGGTACTTATTTTGCCGTATGGGCGCCATCAGCTAATGCCGTAAGTGTTATAGGAGACTTTAACCATTGGAAAGTAGGCATGCATGAACTTCATGTACGTTGGGATGAAAGTGGTATTTGGGAAGGTTTTATTCCTGAAGTTTCCAAAGGCGCGCTTTACAAATACAATATTGGTTCTGCAAATTTTGGAATTCGAACAGAAAAAGCGGATCCTTTTGCCCGCTATTGTGAACATCCGCCAAAAACAGGCTCGGTGGTTTGGGACGGAGACTATGCATGGCAAGATAAAGATTGGATGGGCTATCGCAAAGACAAAAATGGTTTAGACAAACCTTATTCTGTTTACGAAGTGCATTTAGGGTCTTGGAAACGTAAGAAAAACAATGAATTTTTATCCTATTTAGATTTTGCTGAAGAGTTAGTGGCCTATGTAAAAGAAATGAATTTTACCCATGTAGAATTTATGCCTATTATGGAATATCCCTATGATCCTTCTTGGGGGTATCAACTGACAGGCTATTTTGCACCTACCTCCCGATTTGGTACTCCTGAAGAATTTAAGGTTTTAGTCGATAAATTTCATCAAAACGATATAGGGGTTATTCTAGATTGGGTGCCTTCGCACTTTCCTGAAGATGCTCACGGATTAGGCTTTTTTGATGGCTCACATCTGTATGAACATCCAGATCGCAAAAAGGGGTACCACCCTGATTGGAAGAGTTTAATTTTTAATTATGGTCGTAATGAAGTACGTTCCTTTTTAATTAGTAATGCCGTCTTTTGGTTAGATCAATTTCATGTAGATGCATTGCGCGTTGATGCGGTGGCTTCTATGATTTATTTAGATTATTCGAGAGAAGATGGCGAATGGGATGCTAACATATATGGAGGCAATGAAAACTTAGATGCGATCTCTTTATTAAAAGAAATGAATCATTATGTGTATGATACTTTTGATGGCGTACAGACCATTGCCGAAGAATCAACAGCATTTACGGGCGTTTCAAAATCTGTTGATGCAGGAGGTTTAGGGTTTGGAATGAAATGGATGATGGGTTGGATGCATGATACCTTAACCTATTTCAAAAAAGAACCCATCTATAGAAAACATCATCAAAATGATATTACCTTTAGCATGACCTATGCTTTTACAGAAAACTTTATGCTCCCCTTTTCACATGATGAAGTTGTGTATGGCAAACAGTCGCTACTCTATAGAATGCCTGGCGATGAATGGCAACAATTTGCCAACTTAAGGTTGCTTTTTGGTTATATGTTTACCCACCCCGGTACCAAACTTATCTTTATGGGTGGCGAATTTGGGCAGTCTTCAGAATGGAATTTTCAAGAAAGCCTAGATTGGCATTTAACACAATATGACTTTCATTCGGGAACTCAAAAATTAGTAAAAGATTTAAACCTCTTTTACAAAAATAATCCAGCACTTTACGAAAAGCAATTTAGCCCAGAAGGCTTTAAATGGATAGATTATGGGGATGCAGAAAACTCTGTTTTAGCCTATGTTCGCAAAGGTCATGACACAAAAAATGATCTTATAGTTATTTGTAATTTTACACCACTTACCAGGAGTTCGTATAGAATAGGAGTTGCTAAAAAAACAAAAATAAAAGAGTTATTCAACACGGATCAAAAAGAGTATGGCGGTTCAGGTGCTATCAATCAAGCCCTAAAAATAAGCAAAATACCATCGCACGGATATGAAAATTCTATTGAAATAACATTACCACCATTAGGAGTTGTTATTTTACAATAA
- a CDS encoding CoA pyrophosphatase, with amino-acid sequence MNFDDFSKRISKIKNLPLPGVDSHHKMTPLFRVKQLQEIENLTKNPKKAAVLSLFYPNNQQNTNLLLILRKTYKGVHSNQIGFPGGKVEKEDKDLLHTALRETHEEVGVPPADVEVIKSLTQIYIPPSNFEVYPYIGICRSPSGFILQKSEVEALIEVSLTDFMDDKLVFTKKLSTSYAESVEVPAFKLNGYTVWGATAMMLSEVKELLKQVL; translated from the coding sequence ATGAATTTTGATGATTTTTCTAAACGGATTTCAAAAATAAAAAATCTCCCGCTTCCTGGGGTAGATTCACATCATAAAATGACACCTTTATTTCGGGTTAAACAATTACAAGAAATTGAAAATTTAACTAAAAACCCAAAAAAAGCGGCTGTATTATCCTTATTTTACCCTAATAACCAACAAAATACAAATTTATTACTCATTTTAAGAAAAACTTATAAAGGAGTGCACTCTAACCAAATTGGGTTTCCTGGAGGTAAAGTAGAAAAAGAAGATAAAGATTTACTGCACACCGCTTTGCGAGAAACTCATGAAGAAGTAGGAGTACCACCCGCTGACGTGGAAGTCATTAAAAGCTTAACTCAAATTTACATTCCACCTAGCAATTTTGAAGTTTATCCCTATATAGGTATTTGTCGAAGTCCCAGTGGTTTTATTCTGCAAAAATCAGAAGTAGAGGCTTTAATAGAAGTTTCTTTAACTGATTTTATGGATGACAAACTGGTTTTTACAAAAAAATTAAGTACTTCATACGCCGAGAGTGTCGAGGTACCAGCCTTTAAATTAAATGGTTACACCGTTTGGGGAGCTACTGCTATGATGTTGAGTGAAGTAAAAGAGCTTTTAAAACAGGTTCTGTAG